The DNA sequence CAACGCGATTTTCCAGTGCATGCCGCAGGACTTTGCTCGTGGGCTGAGCAATGTTGGAGTCCGTCGGATTTTGCTGACAGCTTCTGGTGGCCCTTTCCGGCAGACGCCGATGGCCGAGCTGGCGCATGTTTCACCCGATCAGGCGTGTGCTCACCCGAACTGGTCGATGGGCCGCAAGATATCCGTGGATTCGGCCAGCATGATGAACAAGGGGCTCGAGTTGATCGAAGCCTGCTGGTTGTTCGATGCCAAGCCTTCGCAAGTCCAAGTGGTGATTCATCCCCAGAGCGTGATTCATTCGCTGGTCGACTATGTGGACGGTTCGGTACTGGCGCAGTTGGGTAATCCCGACATGCGCACACCGATTGCCAATGCACTGGCGTGGCCTGAACGCATTGACTCGGGCGTGGCGCCGCTGGATCTGTTCGCTGTCGCGCGCCTGGACTTCGAAGCCCCCGACGAAGATCGCTTCCCATGTCTGCGTCTGGCACGGCAAGCTGCCGAAGCGGGAAACAGCGCACCAGCCATGCTCAACGCGGCGAATGAAGTGGCGGTTGCTGCGTTTCTCGACGGGCGGGTTCGCTATCTGGAAATCGCGAGTATCATCGAGGAAGTCTTGAATCTCGAGCCAGTTGTGGCGTTGAACGATCTCGAAGCGGTGTTTACCGCTGACGCGACTGCTCGGACATTGGCCGTACAGTGGCTGACTCGACACGGCCGATAGGTCTTGCAACACATGGCTTCACGCGGCACTGGACAGGATTGCGGAGAAAGTAGATGAGCGCGCTCTATATGATTGCCGGCACCCTGATCGCTCTGGGTGTGCTGGTTACCTTTCACGAATTCGGCCACTTCTGGGTCGCGCGTCGCTGTGGCGTCAAGGTTCTGCGTTTCTCCGTGGGCTTCGGCATGCCACTGCTGCGCTGGCACGACAAGCAGGGTACCGAATTCGTGGTCGCGGCCATTCCGCTGGGTGGCTACGTCAAGATGCTCGACGAGCGCGAAGGCGAAGTGCCGGCCGATCAAGTTCATCAGTCATTCAATCGCAAGTCCGTGCGTCAGCGTATCGCTATCGTCGCGGCCGGCCCTGTAGCCAACTTCCTGCTCGCGCTGGTGTTTTTCTGGGTGCTGGCCATGCTCGGCAGCGAGCAGATTCGCCCGGTCATCGGTTCGGTGGAGTCCGGCAGCATCGCCGCAACGGCTGGACTGAGCGCCGGTCAGGAAATCGTTGCGATCGACGGTGAGCCGACCTCGGGGTGGGCTGCGGTCAACCTTCAGCTGGTGCGGCGTCTGGGGGAAAGCGGCTCACTGCAAATGCTGGTGCGCGATCAGGGTTCCACGGCGGATTCGCCTCGTGTGCTGGCACTCGATAAATGGCTCAAGGGGGCTGACGAGCCGGATCCGATTCGCTCTCTCGGCATTCGCCCTTGGCGCCCGGCATTGCCGCCGGTGCTGGCCGAACTCGATCCGAAAGGTCCGGCACAGGCAGCCGGGCTGAAAACCGGCGATCGTCTGCTGACGCTGGATGGCAAGGGGCTGGATGACTGGCAGCAGGTGGTCGACACCGTTCGTACGCGTCCTGATACCAAAATCGTGCTGCGCGTCGAGCGCGACGGTGTTCAAATCGATGTCCCTGTGACACTGGCCGCGCGTGGCGAGAAGGCGTCGCCAAGCGGTTACCTGGGGGCGGGTGTGAAGGCTGTCGACTGGCCGCCGGAAATGATTCGCGAGGTCAGCTATGGGCCTTTGGCGGCGATTGGCGAGGGTGCCCGTCGTACCTGGACCATGAGCGTCCTGACGCTGGATTCACTGAAGAAAATGCTCTTCGGCGAGCTCTCGGTAAAAAACTTGAGTGGACCGATAACCATTGCTAAAGTGGCGGGCGCTTCTGCCCAGTCGGGCGTCGCTGATTTCCTGAATTTCCTTGCTTATCTGAGTATTAGCCTGGGGGTTCTGAATTTGCTGCCCATTCCTGTACTGGATGGGGGGCATTTGTTGTTTTATCTGATCGAGTGGGCGCGTGGTCGTCCCTTGTCGGATCGGGTGCAAGGTTGGGGGATACAGATCGGTATCAGTTTGGTGGTCGGAGTGATGTTGCTTGCTCTGGTCAACGATCTGGGTCGTCTGTAACGCTTCGCTGAATTGCGAATCTGCCGCATTTTGCGGCAGTTTGTTTATTGCCAGTTGGAATAAGAAAGGACTTCATGAAACGTCTGCTGCTAACTGCGGTTCTCACCGTATTGATGATCGCCGAAGTTCACGCCGAGTCCTTCACTATCTCTGATATTCGCGTCAATGGCCTCCAGCGGGTCTCCGCGGGTAGTGTCTTTGGTGCCTTGCCGTTGAACGTCGGCGAGCAGGCGGATGATCGTCGCCTGGTGGAATCCACTCGTGCGTTGTTCAAAACCGGTTTCTTTCAAGATATCCAGCTGGGCCGCGAAGGCAACGTTCTGGTGATCACTGTCGTCGAACGTCCGTCGGTTGCCAGCATCGAGATCGAAGGCAACAAGGCGATCTCCACCGAAGACCTGATGAAAGGCCTCAAGCAATCCGGTCTGGCCGAAGGCGAGATTTTCCAGCGCGCGACCCTCGAAGGCGTACGTAACGAGCTGCAACGTCAATACGTTGCACAGGGCCGTTACTCGGCTACCGTCGATACCGAAGTGGTCTCGCAGCCGCGCAACCGTGTCGGCCTGAAAGTGAAGATCAACGAAGGCACCGTCGCAGCCATTCAGCACATCAACGTGGTGGGCAACACGGTTTTCCCCGAGGAAGACCTGACCGACCTGTTCGAACTGAAAACCACCAACTGGCTGTCGTTCTTCAAGAACGACGACAAGTACGCCCGTGAAAAACTGTCCGGTGACCTGGAGCGTCTGCGTTCCTACTACCTGGACCGTGGCTATATCAACATGGATATCGCTTCGACCCAGGTGTCCATCACCCCGGACAAGAAGCACGTCTACATCACCGTCAACGTCAACGAAGGCGAGAAGTACACCGTTCGTGACGTCAAGCTCAGCGGTGACCTGAAAGTCCCTGAGGACCAGGTCAAGTCGCTGTTGCTGGTGCAGAAAGGCCAGGTCTTCTCGCGCAAGCTGATGACCACCACATCCGAACTGATTACCCGTCGTCTTGGTAACGAGGGTTATACCTTCGCCAACGTCAACGGCGTGCCACAACCGCACGACGAAGATCACACCGTCGATATCCTGTTTGCTGTCGATCCGGGCAAGCGTGCCTACGTCAACCGCATCAACTTCCGTGGCAACACCAAGTCCGAGGACGAGGTGCTGCGTCGTGAAATGCGTCAGATGGAAGGTGGCTGGGCTTCGACCTACCTGATCGACCAGTCCAAGACTCGTCTGGAACGTCTGGGCTTCTTCAAGGAAGTCAACGTCGAAACCCCGGCCGTGCCAGGTGTCGACGACCAGGTTGATGTGAACTACAGCGTTGAAGAGCAGGCTTCCGGTTCGATCACCGCCAGCGTCGGTTTCGCCCAGAGCGCCGGTCTGATCCTCGGTGGTTCGATCACTCAGAACAACTTCCTCGGTACCGGTAACCGCGTCAGCGTCGGCCTGACCCGCAGCGAATACCAGAGCCGCTACAACTTCGGCTATGTTGACCCCTACTGGACCGCCGATGGCGTGAGCCTGGGTTACAACGCGTTCTATCGCACCACCGACTACAAAGACCTCGACGTTGACGTAGCGAGCTATGCGGTTGACAGCCTGGGCGCCGGCGTAAACGTGGGCTACCCGATCAGCGAGACTTCGCGTCTGACCTTCGGCCTGTCCGCTCAGCAGGACAAGATCAAGACCGGTCAGTACACCGTTGACGAGATTTTCGACTTCGTTAAGCGTGAAGGCGATAACTACCTGAACTTCAAGGCTTCGGCCGGTTGGTCCGAGTCGACCCTGAACAAGGGTGTGTTGCCAACCCGTGGTCGCTCCCAGAGCCTGACCCTGGAAACCACCATTCCAGGCAGCGACCTGTCGTTCTTCAAGCTCGATTATCGTGGCCAGTTGTTCCAGCCTCTGAGCGAGAACTACACCATGCGCCTGCACACCGAACTGGGTTATGGCGATGGTTATGGTTCGACCGACGGCTTGCCGTTCTATGAAAACTACTATGCTGGTGGTTTCAACTCGGTTCGTGGCTTCAAGGACAGTACCCTCGGTCCGCGCAGTACGCCTAGCCGTGGCGTGGGTGTAACCGGTAACGCCGGTACGCTTGCC is a window from the Pseudomonas gozinkensis genome containing:
- the bamA gene encoding outer membrane protein assembly factor BamA, yielding MKRLLLTAVLTVLMIAEVHAESFTISDIRVNGLQRVSAGSVFGALPLNVGEQADDRRLVESTRALFKTGFFQDIQLGREGNVLVITVVERPSVASIEIEGNKAISTEDLMKGLKQSGLAEGEIFQRATLEGVRNELQRQYVAQGRYSATVDTEVVSQPRNRVGLKVKINEGTVAAIQHINVVGNTVFPEEDLTDLFELKTTNWLSFFKNDDKYAREKLSGDLERLRSYYLDRGYINMDIASTQVSITPDKKHVYITVNVNEGEKYTVRDVKLSGDLKVPEDQVKSLLLVQKGQVFSRKLMTTTSELITRRLGNEGYTFANVNGVPQPHDEDHTVDILFAVDPGKRAYVNRINFRGNTKSEDEVLRREMRQMEGGWASTYLIDQSKTRLERLGFFKEVNVETPAVPGVDDQVDVNYSVEEQASGSITASVGFAQSAGLILGGSITQNNFLGTGNRVSVGLTRSEYQSRYNFGYVDPYWTADGVSLGYNAFYRTTDYKDLDVDVASYAVDSLGAGVNVGYPISETSRLTFGLSAQQDKIKTGQYTVDEIFDFVKREGDNYLNFKASAGWSESTLNKGVLPTRGRSQSLTLETTIPGSDLSFFKLDYRGQLFQPLSENYTMRLHTELGYGDGYGSTDGLPFYENYYAGGFNSVRGFKDSTLGPRSTPSRGVGVTGNAGTLADPDQDPLPFGGNVLIQGGVEVLFPLPFVKDQRSLRTSVFWDVGNVFDSKCEKTTNATVGSTSATQCNDISLSNMASSVGVGVTWVTALGPLSFALAMPIKKPDDAETQVFQFSLGQTF
- the rseP gene encoding sigma E protease regulator RseP; this translates as MSALYMIAGTLIALGVLVTFHEFGHFWVARRCGVKVLRFSVGFGMPLLRWHDKQGTEFVVAAIPLGGYVKMLDEREGEVPADQVHQSFNRKSVRQRIAIVAAGPVANFLLALVFFWVLAMLGSEQIRPVIGSVESGSIAATAGLSAGQEIVAIDGEPTSGWAAVNLQLVRRLGESGSLQMLVRDQGSTADSPRVLALDKWLKGADEPDPIRSLGIRPWRPALPPVLAELDPKGPAQAAGLKTGDRLLTLDGKGLDDWQQVVDTVRTRPDTKIVLRVERDGVQIDVPVTLAARGEKASPSGYLGAGVKAVDWPPEMIREVSYGPLAAIGEGARRTWTMSVLTLDSLKKMLFGELSVKNLSGPITIAKVAGASAQSGVADFLNFLAYLSISLGVLNLLPIPVLDGGHLLFYLIEWARGRPLSDRVQGWGIQIGISLVVGVMLLALVNDLGRL
- the ispC gene encoding 1-deoxy-D-xylulose-5-phosphate reductoisomerase, translated to MSRPQQITVLGATGSIGLSTLDVIARHPERYQAFALSGFTRLSELFALCVRHLPKYAVVPEAGAARSLQDDLRAAGLSTQVLVGEEGLCQVAAAPEVDAVMAAIVGAAGLRPTLAAVEAGKKILLANKEALVMSGALFMQAVRKSGSVLLPIDSEHNAIFQCMPQDFARGLSNVGVRRILLTASGGPFRQTPMAELAHVSPDQACAHPNWSMGRKISVDSASMMNKGLELIEACWLFDAKPSQVQVVIHPQSVIHSLVDYVDGSVLAQLGNPDMRTPIANALAWPERIDSGVAPLDLFAVARLDFEAPDEDRFPCLRLARQAAEAGNSAPAMLNAANEVAVAAFLDGRVRYLEIASIIEEVLNLEPVVALNDLEAVFTADATARTLAVQWLTRHGR